A portion of the Eubacterium maltosivorans genome contains these proteins:
- a CDS encoding GNAT family N-acetyltransferase: MNIRIRQARPEDLPSIAALEAACFPPAEAAGPAAFEKRIETFPESFFVAEVEGQIVGMINGCVTDDETISDILFEDSSRHNPDGRYQSIFGLDVLPDWQHKGIATILMTYFIHKAMDFGREGLILTCKEKLITFYEGFGYQNLGVSGSTHGGAVWYDMLLAF; this comes from the coding sequence ATGAATATACGTATCCGGCAAGCCAGGCCTGAGGATCTTCCATCAATCGCTGCCCTGGAGGCCGCTTGTTTTCCGCCTGCCGAAGCGGCAGGCCCCGCCGCCTTTGAAAAACGCATCGAGACCTTCCCGGAAAGCTTTTTTGTCGCAGAGGTCGAAGGACAGATCGTCGGCATGATTAACGGCTGCGTCACCGATGACGAAACCATTTCGGACATTCTCTTTGAGGACAGCTCCCGCCACAATCCTGACGGCCGCTACCAGAGTATTTTTGGGCTGGACGTTCTGCCAGACTGGCAGCATAAGGGCATCGCGACCATTTTAATGACCTATTTTATTCATAAAGCCATGGATTTCGGCAGAGAGGGCTTAATTCTCACCTGCAAGGAAAAGCTGATCACCTTTTACGAAGGCTTTGGGTATCAGAACCTGGGTGTTTCGGGCTCGACCCACGGCGGCGCCGTTTGGTATGATATGCTTTTAGCCTTTTAA
- a CDS encoding sugar O-acetyltransferase, translated as MTEKEKMLARQLYCAEDEELSFERMRAHELCRQFNLTTEYELPHRHMIIGQLFGRLGKNFTVEPSFKCDYGYNITAGDNLYINFDAIFLDVCPITIGDNCFMAPRVCIFTAWHPLVSHERNTLQEGGSPVTIGDNVWIGGNATINPGVTIGSNAVIGSGSVVTKDIPDNVVAAGNPARVLREITDADRMMAER; from the coding sequence ATGACAGAAAAAGAAAAAATGCTGGCTAGACAGCTCTACTGTGCCGAGGACGAAGAGCTGTCTTTTGAGCGGATGAGAGCGCATGAGCTCTGCCGCCAATTTAATCTGACAACAGAATATGAGCTGCCGCACCGCCACATGATTATCGGGCAGCTTTTCGGACGCCTTGGAAAGAACTTCACGGTTGAGCCGAGCTTTAAGTGTGATTACGGCTATAACATAACCGCAGGCGATAACCTGTATATTAATTTTGACGCTATTTTTTTGGATGTCTGCCCGATTACCATTGGGGACAACTGCTTTATGGCGCCCCGTGTCTGTATTTTTACGGCATGGCACCCATTGGTCAGCCATGAGCGCAACACCCTTCAGGAGGGCGGCAGCCCTGTGACCATCGGGGACAATGTGTGGATTGGGGGCAATGCCACCATCAACCCGGGAGTAACGATCGGCAGCAATGCGGTGATCGGCTCCGGCTCTGTGGTGACAAAGGATATACCGGATAATGTGGTGGCAGCCGGCAACCCGGCGAGGGTGCTCCGTGAGATAACAGATGCGGACAGAATGATGGCAGAACGCTAA